From one Mytilus trossulus isolate FHL-02 chromosome 10, PNRI_Mtr1.1.1.hap1, whole genome shotgun sequence genomic stretch:
- the LOC134686956 gene encoding transcriptional enhancer factor TEF-1-like isoform X2: MCIIMLYLFEVRNGGTFMANKGTKQIMSSSWPNVDQNLPPGPPDTMTKAESNSGSGDGDVDDLSNDAEGVWSPDIEQSFQEALAIYPPCGRRKIILSDEGKMYGRNELIARYIKLRTGKTRTRKQVSSHIQVLARRKAKEIQAQLKDQSAKDKALQSMASMSSAQIVSASAIHNKAIQQGLAIPHSVGPVRPSYSASGSQFWPQNNVGPQTDVKPSFGTPGYLEHKSQTSANSEVVAPPWQGRSIAGPKLRLCEFSAFLEQTRDPDNYAKHLFVHIGATATYSDPLLEAVDIRQIYDKFPEKKGGLKELYDKGPQSSFFLVKFWADINTNEADESGAFYGVTSQYEGNENVPINCSTKVCSFGKQVVEKVETEYPRYENGRFVYRIHRSPMCEYMINFVHKLKHLPEKYMMNSVLENFTILQVVSNRDTQETLLCIAYVFEVSTNEHGAQHHIYRLVKD, encoded by the exons ATGTGCATTATTATGCTGTATTTATTTGAGGTTCGCAATGGGGGTACTTTCATGGCAAATAAAG GTACCAAACAAATTATGTCTTCCAGTTGGCCAAATGTGGATCAAAATTTACCACCTGGCCCTCCTGATACCATGACTAAAGCTGAAAGTAATTCTGGAAGTGGGGATGGTGATGTAGATGACCTTTCAAATGATGCTGAAGGTGTTTGGAGTCCAGATATTGAACAGAGCTTTCAAGAAGCATTAGCAATATATCCACCATGTGGACgtagaaaaattattttgtctgATGAAGGAAAAATGTATG GAAGAAATGAACTTATTGCCAGATATATAAAGTTACGGACAGGGAAGACAAGAACTAGAAAACAAGTGTCCAGTCACATACAGGTTCTGGCAAGAAGAAAAGCAAAAGAAATACAAGCACAACTTAAG GACCAGTCAGCGAAGGACAAAGCATTACAAAGTATGGCGTCTATGTCATCAGCACAAATTGTATCAGCTAGTGCCATTCACAATAAAGCTATTCAGCAGGGACTTGCTATTCCTCACAGTGTTGGTCCAGTACGACCGTCCTACTCAGCTAGTGGTTCACAG TTTTGGCCTCAAAATAATGTTGGACCTCAAACTGA TGTTAAGCCATCATTTGGTACACCAGGTTATTTAGAACACAAATCCCAAACGTCTGCGAACAGTGAAGTGGTAGCTCCGCCATGGCAAGGCAGGTCAATAGCTGGACCAAAACTACGTCTTTGTGAATTTAGTGCTTTCTTAGAACAGACAAGAGATCCAGATAAT tatgcAAAACATTTGTTTGTCCACATTGGTGCAACAGCCACATATTCTGATCCACTTTTAGAG gCTGTAGATATTCGAcaaatttatgacaaatttCCAGAAAAGAAAGGTGGATTGaaagaattgtatgataaaggTCCTCAATCAAGTTTTTTCTTGGTGAAGTTTTGG GCTGACATTAACACCAATGAAGCTGACGAAAGTGGTGCATTTTATGGTGTGACGAGCCAATATGAAGGAAATGAAAATGTACCTATTAACTGTTCAACTAAAGTGTGTTCATTTGGAAAACAAGTTGTAGAAAAGGTTGAG actGAGTATCCACGGTATGAAAATGGCCGCTTCGTATATCGAATCCATCGATCTCCAATGTGTGAATACATGATAAACTTTGTACACAAATTAAAACACTTACCAGAAAAATATATGATGAACAGTGTGCTggaaaatttcacaattttacaG gttgTTTCAAACAGAGATACACAAGAGACATTATTATGCATTGCATATGTTTTTGAAGTTTCAACAAATGAACACGGTGCACAACATCATATTTATCGTCTTGTGAAAGATTAA
- the LOC134686956 gene encoding transcriptional enhancer factor TEF-1-like isoform X1: MCIIMLYLFEVRNGGTFMANKGTKQIMSSSWPNVDQNLPPGPPDTMTKAESNSGSGDGDVDDLSNDAEGVWSPDIEQSFQEALAIYPPCGRRKIILSDEGKMYGRNELIARYIKLRTGKTRTRKQVSSHIQVLARRKAKEIQAQLKSIPMQDQSAKDKALQSMASMSSAQIVSASAIHNKAIQQGLAIPHSVGPVRPSYSASGSQFWPQNNVGPQTDVKPSFGTPGYLEHKSQTSANSEVVAPPWQGRSIAGPKLRLCEFSAFLEQTRDPDNYAKHLFVHIGATATYSDPLLEAVDIRQIYDKFPEKKGGLKELYDKGPQSSFFLVKFWADINTNEADESGAFYGVTSQYEGNENVPINCSTKVCSFGKQVVEKVETEYPRYENGRFVYRIHRSPMCEYMINFVHKLKHLPEKYMMNSVLENFTILQVVSNRDTQETLLCIAYVFEVSTNEHGAQHHIYRLVKD; this comes from the exons ATGTGCATTATTATGCTGTATTTATTTGAGGTTCGCAATGGGGGTACTTTCATGGCAAATAAAG GTACCAAACAAATTATGTCTTCCAGTTGGCCAAATGTGGATCAAAATTTACCACCTGGCCCTCCTGATACCATGACTAAAGCTGAAAGTAATTCTGGAAGTGGGGATGGTGATGTAGATGACCTTTCAAATGATGCTGAAGGTGTTTGGAGTCCAGATATTGAACAGAGCTTTCAAGAAGCATTAGCAATATATCCACCATGTGGACgtagaaaaattattttgtctgATGAAGGAAAAATGTATG GAAGAAATGAACTTATTGCCAGATATATAAAGTTACGGACAGGGAAGACAAGAACTAGAAAACAAGTGTCCAGTCACATACAGGTTCTGGCAAGAAGAAAAGCAAAAGAAATACAAGCACAACTTAAG TCCATTCCAATGCAGGACCAGTCAGCGAAGGACAAAGCATTACAAAGTATGGCGTCTATGTCATCAGCACAAATTGTATCAGCTAGTGCCATTCACAATAAAGCTATTCAGCAGGGACTTGCTATTCCTCACAGTGTTGGTCCAGTACGACCGTCCTACTCAGCTAGTGGTTCACAG TTTTGGCCTCAAAATAATGTTGGACCTCAAACTGA TGTTAAGCCATCATTTGGTACACCAGGTTATTTAGAACACAAATCCCAAACGTCTGCGAACAGTGAAGTGGTAGCTCCGCCATGGCAAGGCAGGTCAATAGCTGGACCAAAACTACGTCTTTGTGAATTTAGTGCTTTCTTAGAACAGACAAGAGATCCAGATAAT tatgcAAAACATTTGTTTGTCCACATTGGTGCAACAGCCACATATTCTGATCCACTTTTAGAG gCTGTAGATATTCGAcaaatttatgacaaatttCCAGAAAAGAAAGGTGGATTGaaagaattgtatgataaaggTCCTCAATCAAGTTTTTTCTTGGTGAAGTTTTGG GCTGACATTAACACCAATGAAGCTGACGAAAGTGGTGCATTTTATGGTGTGACGAGCCAATATGAAGGAAATGAAAATGTACCTATTAACTGTTCAACTAAAGTGTGTTCATTTGGAAAACAAGTTGTAGAAAAGGTTGAG actGAGTATCCACGGTATGAAAATGGCCGCTTCGTATATCGAATCCATCGATCTCCAATGTGTGAATACATGATAAACTTTGTACACAAATTAAAACACTTACCAGAAAAATATATGATGAACAGTGTGCTggaaaatttcacaattttacaG gttgTTTCAAACAGAGATACACAAGAGACATTATTATGCATTGCATATGTTTTTGAAGTTTCAACAAATGAACACGGTGCACAACATCATATTTATCGTCTTGTGAAAGATTAA
- the LOC134686956 gene encoding transcriptional enhancer factor TEF-1-like isoform X3: MSSSWPNVDQNLPPGPPDTMTKAESNSGSGDGDVDDLSNDAEGVWSPDIEQSFQEALAIYPPCGRRKIILSDEGKMYGRNELIARYIKLRTGKTRTRKQVSSHIQVLARRKAKEIQAQLKSIPMQDQSAKDKALQSMASMSSAQIVSASAIHNKAIQQGLAIPHSVGPVRPSYSASGSQFWPQNNVGPQTDVKPSFGTPGYLEHKSQTSANSEVVAPPWQGRSIAGPKLRLCEFSAFLEQTRDPDNYAKHLFVHIGATATYSDPLLEAVDIRQIYDKFPEKKGGLKELYDKGPQSSFFLVKFWADINTNEADESGAFYGVTSQYEGNENVPINCSTKVCSFGKQVVEKVETEYPRYENGRFVYRIHRSPMCEYMINFVHKLKHLPEKYMMNSVLENFTILQVVSNRDTQETLLCIAYVFEVSTNEHGAQHHIYRLVKD, from the exons ATGTCTTCCAGTTGGCCAAATGTGGATCAAAATTTACCACCTGGCCCTCCTGATACCATGACTAAAGCTGAAAGTAATTCTGGAAGTGGGGATGGTGATGTAGATGACCTTTCAAATGATGCTGAAGGTGTTTGGAGTCCAGATATTGAACAGAGCTTTCAAGAAGCATTAGCAATATATCCACCATGTGGACgtagaaaaattattttgtctgATGAAGGAAAAATGTATG GAAGAAATGAACTTATTGCCAGATATATAAAGTTACGGACAGGGAAGACAAGAACTAGAAAACAAGTGTCCAGTCACATACAGGTTCTGGCAAGAAGAAAAGCAAAAGAAATACAAGCACAACTTAAG TCCATTCCAATGCAGGACCAGTCAGCGAAGGACAAAGCATTACAAAGTATGGCGTCTATGTCATCAGCACAAATTGTATCAGCTAGTGCCATTCACAATAAAGCTATTCAGCAGGGACTTGCTATTCCTCACAGTGTTGGTCCAGTACGACCGTCCTACTCAGCTAGTGGTTCACAG TTTTGGCCTCAAAATAATGTTGGACCTCAAACTGA TGTTAAGCCATCATTTGGTACACCAGGTTATTTAGAACACAAATCCCAAACGTCTGCGAACAGTGAAGTGGTAGCTCCGCCATGGCAAGGCAGGTCAATAGCTGGACCAAAACTACGTCTTTGTGAATTTAGTGCTTTCTTAGAACAGACAAGAGATCCAGATAAT tatgcAAAACATTTGTTTGTCCACATTGGTGCAACAGCCACATATTCTGATCCACTTTTAGAG gCTGTAGATATTCGAcaaatttatgacaaatttCCAGAAAAGAAAGGTGGATTGaaagaattgtatgataaaggTCCTCAATCAAGTTTTTTCTTGGTGAAGTTTTGG GCTGACATTAACACCAATGAAGCTGACGAAAGTGGTGCATTTTATGGTGTGACGAGCCAATATGAAGGAAATGAAAATGTACCTATTAACTGTTCAACTAAAGTGTGTTCATTTGGAAAACAAGTTGTAGAAAAGGTTGAG actGAGTATCCACGGTATGAAAATGGCCGCTTCGTATATCGAATCCATCGATCTCCAATGTGTGAATACATGATAAACTTTGTACACAAATTAAAACACTTACCAGAAAAATATATGATGAACAGTGTGCTggaaaatttcacaattttacaG gttgTTTCAAACAGAGATACACAAGAGACATTATTATGCATTGCATATGTTTTTGAAGTTTCAACAAATGAACACGGTGCACAACATCATATTTATCGTCTTGTGAAAGATTAA